The Larus michahellis chromosome 9, bLarMic1.1, whole genome shotgun sequence genome contains the following window.
CAGGGGAATATTGAGGAAGCCGTTCGTCTTTATCGGAAAGCTCTTGAGGTACAGTCGAATGTGGTGAGGGAGAGGTGGGCAATTAAAGTTGGGAATGTGTAATATGAcgtaggatttttttccctctttggtTGTAAGTGGAGGAACATCTGTTCAGAGACCTGtgtcatataaaaagaaaagtaagaaatgcacaaggttttgtttttttttttatatggtcTACTCGGGGCATTTGAGAGACAGATtcgcttctttttcttccaggtttttcCAGAGTTTGCTGCTGCACATTCAAATTTAGCAAGTGTTCTGCAACAGCAAGGAAAGTTACAGGAAGCTCTGATGCATTACAAAGAGGCTATTAGGTAAATGGATATTATCTGTAATAGTGCCAGCCTTTCATAACAGGAGTGTGCCATAGATATGTACAGAAAGTGACTTACAGTAGCATATTTTCATTCAGATAGTTGCTTTGCAAACTGAAAAGTCTGGGTGAGAGTATGGTTCCTCATTGGGGGAAGAGCTTTTATTGTTCATAACATATATTATCTTTATTTCTCAGAATCAGCCCAACATTTGCAGATGCTTATTCTAATATGGGAAATACTTTGAAGGAGATGCAGGATGTTCAGGGAGCTCTGCAGTGCTACACCCGTGCCATTCAGATAAACCCAGCTTTTGCTGATGCTCACAGCAACCTGGCCTCTATTCACAAGGTAGCACATGCGCATGATTCATTCTTAGAGCATGATGGGGCACTGTGAGTATTTATCCCGAGTATATTCTTATCTGCTGACTCATTTCTGTGTCTTTACAGGATTCAGGGAATATACCAGAAGCCATTGCCTCGTACCGCACTGCTCTAAAGCTGAAACCTGATTTCCCAGATGCCTACTGCAACTTGGCCCACTGTTTGCAGGTGAGGAAGACAAGGCTTTGATTGTAATTCTTAGGATTCCTCTGCAGTAAATGCTAGGCTTGATCACCTCAACCAATCGCTAATTTAAATGTAAAGAGTAGACTTAAGTCTTAAATCACAAGATAAGATTATcttctgtaatttctgtaaaTGCAGTTATTTCTGAAGTTCTTCTATTTTTGGAAGAAGCATTAGTCTCAGTTTGTGAAATATTTGATATAGATCAAAGGAAGCTGTTGTCCTcatattcttttaatttctcctttttctagaTTGTCTGTGACTGGACAGACTATGATGAAAGAATGAAGAAGCTGGTTAGCATTGTAGCTGATCAGCTGGAGAAAAACAGGCTGCCTTCTGTCCACCCACATCATAGCATGCTGTATCCCCTTTCTCACAGTTTTAGGAAGGCTATTGCTGAGAGACATGGAAATCTGTGTTTGGACAAGGTAGGAGGTTTTGTATAGACCAGTTGTGATTGAAGTACTTTGTGGTTTTTCCTGCTCCTACTGAAAATCTAGTACTCATGTAGTTAGCATTGGCCTTTGTAAGGTTTCCAAATCACTGATCTGTAGAGAGCTAGGACATAGTGTTACTCATCTAGTTTTGCAAAGTGCATGCAAGGGGCATTTTGGAAAAGCAGAGTGAGTAAATTATTCTTTCCTGACAGTAAAACAGATCCAGGCAGCTGTGTGATAGTATTTCTCAAAATCTGGTCCTTTCGACCATGTGTAGTGCTTGGAACCTGACCTTGCCTCTCGTGAATCCGTGCTCGAATGTGTGAGCTTTTGGTTTGATTGGGTTTGGGATTTCCAGATGCACTTGCTTAGCAGTGATGGCAGCAATATTGCAGGGGTGATGCCTCACAGTAGGAAGTACTTGAGTATTCGTTGTGATTCTGGTTTGGAGTATTTTGTGTACAGTAGAATGGATTCTTCCAAAACCATATCTTCTCTTGCTCTAATTACTTAATTGCGTGCCATTTCCATGAGACTGCACAGCATCTCAAGCTGCCAAGGGTGCAGTTGCAGTCAGTGACAGATTCTTTAACTAAAATTTAATGcaacttctctttctcttcaacCAGAATGTCATAGCTGTTGGCACGTGTGAATGTTGAGATGGACTGCTTGAGCAGGTTGCCATTTATAATTGAAAATATGCTGTCAGCCAGTGGAAGGGTCTGGTTAGCTAATGTATGGATCTCAAACTTCAGAAGATAACACTAAGCTTTCAAACTGGCTTGTCTTAATAGCCTGATAATCCTGGCAGTGGTAGTGACTACAAGCTGATGTCTGGGGGAAGATGGTGATGGTAAGAGCAGAAGGCATGCTGTGGTGCTTCACGGGAATACTGTTCCGGTCGCAATTGGCTTGCAGTTTGAGAACTTACTGGTCGTAGTGGTTGTGGTATCAATGTGTTTAATTATTAGGGGTGGAATACTTAAACAGGTAGAAAAGCAGACGTGTCAACTTGCAGTAGTGATGGCTGAATGTAGGTACGTGACATCTCGTAACGCAGTTTGTGGACGTTACACTTGGTGCCAATGGAGTACGTATAACGCAGGTTTGAAACAACAGATGCCCACAGGCCACTTCCTGGGATAAGGCTATTTCTACAAAATCATGGGTGTGTTTTGTCCCTCTGTTTAGCATTTGGTTTTGATTCCTGAGTTTATAAACAGTTGTGTATGTTTTCTTGACAGATTAATGTTCTTCACAAGCCACCATATGAGCATCCCAAGGATTTGAAGGCCAGTGAAGGTCGACTTCGTATTGGCTACGTGAGCTCCGATTTTGGAAACCATCCAACCTCACACCTAATGCAGTCAATCCCTGGCATGCATAACCCAGACAAATTTGAGGTAAAAATATAAATGGCATGCTTAAagctttaaacacatttttttttttcttttcttggtgcAGAGAGGTAAACTAGGGAAGAGGGcaagtttttttgtttctgggtttttttgtttggtgtgttttttttttttgttagcaggctttttttaatcagttgaaGAGTTATCCATCCTGAGTCATCCTCCTTTACTGATATGAAGTGTTATTTAGAAGGTAGGCTAATTAGATACCTGTCCTTAGAATTACTGTAGATAGGATTTGTGGCccatggaaaacttttttttttttaagcttcagcaGCTGTTTCTGAAGTAGATGTGTTTCAACATCAAGCTACTACTGCCTGGTTACTTCCGATTTACAAATAGGTATCTGGTTTTTGTTCAGTctctgctgctggtttttttacatgtatttttctctGGGATACCTGAATTACAAACAGGAACTTCAAATTGGCTTGGCTActgctttttcaaaaggaaattatACACTACACTTACTTCAGGAGGAGTGTATACAACTTAGCAATGCTAAAGACAGTCACAGCTATATTTGGGTATCATGGTAAGGGATTGAGGCTGTAAATAGAACTAATCCCTAGTTATGTTATTTGCCCCATGACTGTTTAAATTACCTGTTTTCCAAGACATGAGAATTTTGCTTATCAACccgttctgtttgtttttgttgctttttgctgGTCATgaagtgttgtggttttggccaaattggccaatggccagtgacagatgctcccccccaacctctcatacacaagagaggaggaggagagctaaagagatttatgagcttagaagaaactaaactactttactgaaatataataataaaataaaaaggaaaataatgaaatagatacagtgtatacaaaaccgtattaagcttccaggatgacgtcactggcaggcactggggaagtcccaggctggactcagcgacgggtgggaactgagttccacagctggagtcaggacacatggatcgggatcaaaggcagatgaacaggcagggtcctgctcagatgtcggccattgaagaaagagcattgaccctttgatccctcagcttttgtactgagcgtggggcagatgggaaggaatacccctgttggtcagttttgggtcccctgtcctgtccgcttctccccccaggtgggacccctctacgcttttctgcttccgacccttcaatggggcaaataacgaaatgagCTGACCTGGGTTGTTACAGCAAtgagtataagcaagagcctctctgggTACCATGCCTTGGCACAAACCATAAACGTTGGTCTtctcactctgagaacaaaccgtTTTCGagacaacatgctgttaatttcagagagttagaagaggcctagctaagaaataaaattactgaacaggaagttggttctgttttacctcaaaccgggaCATGAAGTCTTTGTAATCTGAAATCTTTGTGGCAAAGCTGCATGCTTGAATTATCAGAAGCGTGACTGTGAAGCAGGTTTTTTCATGAAACAATTAGATTGGTGGTCTGAGTACATGGGGTGTGGGGAGAATATACCATTTAACTTTGAATCAGCTCAGGACAAAGGGAGGTCTTTCTTGTTCTGGATTTATAAAGCTCTACAGAgcttattttaaatactaaatagAAGTCGTCTATTATTTTACTAAAGCCATGCTTTTGTCCTGCAAGATCATAAATTCTctgaattttgtttctatttgttttataTCTATATGTGCTGGGTTAGCTAAAGGTGCCTGCTTACATAACCTGTCAACCTTGAGTTTCTCAGATATATTTTCGGTTTCTTAATTGGAGGGAACTGGTCACTATTTAAAGAATCTGTTAAAATGCTTCCCCAATGCTTAGCTTGCCTGTCCAACCTGAGTCATGATTCTCGCTAATAACGAATTCAAAGGTGTCTTGTAAAAGGTGTTCTTAGAGAATGTAATGCTTATGCAAATCCATTTGTTGAAATGACTTTTCCTTGCACTGATGAGAACATTGTATATATGTCTATGCAAGGTGCAGTGCCATACTCTAGCACCAGAACTGGGGGAAACTGGGTGGGGCCTGGTGCAAATGTGTTGAATGTCCACCACCCCCCccgttttggtttgttttgttttttttctttttttacttttttctcaaAAGGTAAATACCacacaaataaatacagtataattTGTATGAAACTAGATGTAATTTTCCTCAGGTAATTTAAAATCGCAATACCATATGTCTTATAGACAAGTTATTTTGTTGGCAAGTTGTTGCAGATACTCGATTTTTGGTGCGTCATGTTCTAGGTATTCTGTTACGCTCTGAGTCCTGATGATGGTACAAACTTCCGTGTAAAAGTGATGGCTGAAGCAAATCATTTCATTGACTTATCTCAGGTGAGCTTTTTTGATGCTTAAACCTTTTAGCaaacctgaatgaagaaagagatCAGCCTGTAGTTTGAGATTTTTAGTTGCAATCATTTCTTGAATCAGGCTGATCTTAGTCTCAAGAATTTTGCAGTTTGTAGACGTATTGGCGTTGTGCCTTACCTGGGATGCAGTGGTTATTGCATGACCTCTGTGTGattattaaaaagtaatattaGCAATATCGAATAACTGTTCCATTAGGTCTTAAGATAATAGCCATATGTAAATATCCTAGATAAGTTAAGATGTCACAACTGCAAATGTATTTAGGTTTGCTTTACTCCAGTGAAGCAGGACGGAGGCTTAATGATTAATGGGGGGATTTTTGCCCCTCTATCACAAGGCTGTTGGTAAAGTTTACAggtggtttgtgatttttttttttaaagttccatGTGAAAACTGATGGGGATTTGAGTAGACACAGAAGTCAGGGAGTTGTTATACCATCTCAAGATAACTGGCAAAGCCCTAAAGCAACATGGGATAATCAGTGTACATTAACAATGGATCTGGATTGGCTCTTGGACAGTCCCAGATCACGTGATAGGTAAAACTTGCAGGTAGTGTTTAAACTCATCATGTTGGTCATAACCTGCTCTCATATGTAAGAAAGCTAAATTGATGTCAGCAGGATTGCTCTTTGAGATGGATTTTGCAAAGCCGATCTCCTAAAATGTTCTTTTGGAATAATGAGCTTCAGTTATGCTTGTGGAAGGCCGTTCCCCGCCCCCAGCTTTTGCAGCTGTGAATTTTGAAAGCCCTTGGTCGTGGCAGCAATTTCATATTTGTTGTTGCACAAACAGCTATCTAggaaaaattctttcctttgcCCAGAGTGATACACCgagttttcttatttaaagttcTTGAGGCATCAAACTCATGTTTTTAGATTACAGTGCGACTCCTGGAGATTTGTGCTGGAGGGTCAAAGGAGTAGGAAGAGTTTGCTGTCATATATTGCATTAGCAGTGTAACTAAGATGGGAACTCAGATTATCTACTCAGACAAACAACTGCCTAAGTGCATGCATTTACCCTGCTATAAAATGTGAACTAACTTTCCCTTTTTACAGAATTGAAGTACTTCCATGATGCATAATAATGGCAGACTTGAGTCAGCGTTAGGAGTAGCTGTGGAGTAGTTAATTGGCTTACTCTTGCCCTTCAGTTTGAATTTCTCTGTATGAACGCAGTTTGGGAATCTACTGCTTGAGCTACAGGAGCTTTAATCATTAATTAGCCTTAcaggagtggtggtggtggggggcgtTCTGGTTTGGATAGCCTCAGTTTCTAgcctttggtttttgttttactgCTGCTGAACTAGAGACATCTATCAAATATTTATTCTATCTGCTTTAGGTAGTGACTAATTAATTAATTCTTGGGAGGAATTTAAAACTGTTGAAAATTGTTTACTTTTCAGTATTAGACAGGAAGGGACACATTGTGGTTTCCAAGGCTTTGCTGTTCTTGAAAGTCATTGGTAATACCTTGTGTGAAGTTCCGCTCTTTGTTTTTGATTTAGCCAAGAACTGAAGCAGTTTTCAGTGTTGCTTGAAGTTTCTTCTGTCGTTCATTTGTGGTATTTTTCTGCAAGACTTGCTCAGCTTGGCAATGCCGAGGTATCAGTCCTCGGGTATCAGAATGTACAGAGGCAATCTTCAAGTACCACTTACCATTTCTGTCAGCAACTGCTTCAACTGTGTCTAGCAAAGATATGTTTTTCTTGGCTTCAACagggtgttgggggttttttgattgAATTGAGGACTTTTACCTCTGTAAAACCAGGAGTGACAAGATTTAAATCTCACCTAAATTAAATTATGCAGTGGACATTTATTGACTGGTACACTGCTGACTAACCACATTTATTACcgaaagactgaaaaacaaaaataacttttggtttatgtatgtatttattctTCAGATACCATGTAACGGAAAAGCAGCAGACCGCATCCATCAGGATGGGATACACATTCTCATTAATATGAATGGTTACACCAAAGGAGCCCGAAATGAGCTGTTTGCCCTGAGGCCAGCACCTATTCAGGTAACTCAGTCAGAAGTCTCTGTATCTCCAAAAATCCACTTGTGAGTAGGAagagtttctcttttctttctggcaGAGTGCAACAAGCATTGAAGGCTCATGTTGATCAGTAAGCAAGACTTTTTAGGGCTTAGCATATGTGAGGCAAATAGGTTTCTTGTGTTGAAGCAGAGtagtttggggggtttgtttAATGTGCATTATGTGAATGTCCTGAAAGAGAACTCCTTAATTCTGTGAAGTTCCTGTACACCACTGGCCTCTTGCACTAGTGAGAACAAAGAAAGGGTATTTTGAAGCAGTTGCGGAAATGAGTTGTTGCATTTTAATCTCTTCAGGCTTAGGGAAGTTCTAGTTAGAGTAAGTCAGGATCAGTGTCAGAGTTATTTTTTTTGACTAAGGATTTTCTAAAATGCCTATGGAAAGAGAATGGGAGAAGCCTGAATCAGAATCATTCTAGGCTGCAGAAGTTGTCTTTTAGCTAAGAGAAGCTCTAATCACTAATGGTTAGTATTCTGGCTGTGCCTGCGCATAGTTGGATACTTCGGCCTTTTCCTTGAGGGATCAATTTTTAGAACACCCTTAACTGTTCGCTGTCTTGACAGTGAAAGTTTGGTATTAGCAGTTGCTCTTCAGTTGATAAAACACAAGAAGGAACTTGAATCTCTAAGTGGAAAATTTAACTTACAATGCATTGATTTTTAACTTcctttatttttgcaataaaCCTGGGACTGGAGcattgctttcttgttttttagGCGATGTGGCTGGGGTATCCTGGAACCAGTGGGGCATTGTTCATGGATTATATCATCACAGATAAAGAGACTTCCCCGGTTGAGGTGGCTGAGCAGTACTCAGAGAAATTGGCTTACATGCCAAACACTTTCTTTATTGGAGACCATGCTAACATGTTCCCCCATCTGAAGGTACGTAGGAGGATAGGTCAAGAAAAGCAGATGTTTTCCATATCTGCCTTTATAAAATAGTGCTTAGTATAGTATTTGGTAAGGGATCTTGAAactcttttaaaacttttcttttttctttaacagaaaaaagcagTCATTGATTTCAAGTCCAATGGTCATATTTATGACAACAGAATTGTTTTGAATGGTATTGACTTGAAGGCTTTCCTTGACAGCCTCCCCGATGTCAAGATTGTTAAGGTGAGAGCTACTGCTCTGTGTGTTCAGTCTTAGGGACTGAAGCTAGTACTTTCTCTCATGCTTACGTGGTTTGTCTTAGATGAAGTGTCCTGACAGTTGTGACAATGCAGACGGCAATGCTGCCCTCAGTATGCCAGTCATTCCTATGAACACAATTGCAGAAGCTGTGATTGAGATGATCAATCGTGGGCAAATTCAGATAACTATCAATGGATTCAACATCAGTAATGGATTAGCAACTACTCAGGTGAGGCACTTCAAATCGCGGTTCTCTTGGGTTTTATGTTATATCTGTATGTTTTAATGtaacaaggaagaaaaacctccaagcACATGTTAGTCTTCAATCATGTTGATGTGTTTAGTTCTCATACTGAAGGAAACTCACAAATGTGTTATAAGCCATAGATGTACTGGAAGATGATCTTTCCCCCTAAAGATAGAGGGGTTATATCAAGAGGTATACAAAGTTCAAAGAAATTTAATCTTCTTGCATAAAGTAGACACTTGGTTTTTGGGAATTTGAAGGCTTTGCTCATTGCCTGCAGATTTGCTCGTTGCCTGCAGCCTACCAGGCATTTGTGAGCAGTTACccagtttcagttttgtttttcctttacaaaaaaatcactgGGTAATATAGGCAAAGTTACTCCACTGTATCTCAATGGTGTTTATTCATCTTCTTACATCTTTCTGAATGATGTGCTATACCACCACCTCTCAGTGCTTACCGGTTCATGGGATTTTAATGATAGTGACAGTTACTGATTTTGTTTaatacttcttcctttttaaaaataccatgtttTGACATTGGCATAACTCTTTTGACTTATGAATTTTATTCAGTTTACAGTCCTTCAAGAGACTCTTTATAACAAAAGGTCTCATAAAATGACATCACTGCTCTATCCGTAATCTCATGCCTTGGTTTCATTTTATGAATTCTTTTGTTCACAGCTGAAACTTCCCTTTAAGTTGGAAATAGGTTATGGTTTAGTTCGCTCAGAAAGCTTGcaagcgttttttttttttctgaaattgttgTCCCCCGAGAATAATAGAATTCTTGTCTGTCGATGCACTTTTAAAACAGGATTTCTCTGTCTTCTGGTTGCACTAATATAACCCTTCTTTGTGCTTGTTCTAATTTGCTGTCAGCCACTTTTGGGCGCATGTCAGTGAGAATTGGGCATTGTGTTTTTGAGGTCTCAGTGACCTGGATAAATAGCACTTTTACAAACTTTTGTTGAACCAAAGTCAGTGACACAGTCATTGTCATTCATGTCAAGTTTGTCAACAGTAAGCTTACTTTGGCTGGCTGCGCTGCCCTgagataaattttaaatatatatgtacataaaatatatataaaaagaaaaagactcaAAGTACCTGTTTTTGCCCTATCTGTACTGATGTTTGATTCCACCATTGCCtgtcatcattaaaaaaataattaaaaatcataatTGCGTTTTACTAATCCTCGAGACTCTTGCATGGTGTTCTGGTTATCCTGGCTTCATCCTCTGCTGGTTTTTATTAGCATATTCCTATTCTTTGTGAAGGCTGTAAGATCTGTTGTTTTTTGAAAGTCCATTAATAACTCTTATAGTGTGATTTTCATCATTTCCCTCTCAGCTAGTTTATTACAGTCTATCAGTTACATATTAGTCTGTGTCTTAAGTCTTGACTATCTGTTCTGTGCCGGTTGTCTTATATcttaaaaagcacacaaaaaaaaccctgcaccaatgaaaaaaaccagacaaaaaaatccccccccaaaactctaaaagcaaaccacaaaaaaaaccccaaaccctttgctttctaaatactgttttattcTTCCTTGAAGAATTCATTGAATTTCAGTTTTGGTCTCAAGGAAATGAAATGACCTCAAGGAGGGGAGGAGTCTGTGTATAATGCCTCTTTTTATGATTCTTCTTTCCAATTATTCCAGTTACTTGGAATTTCAGGGAGATAGAGCAAGGGCATGAAATTGCCCAGTGTTTTGTGCCTTGGTGGTTGCAACATTGTGGCATCCACAAAGGTGTATGCATACCAGTTAAATTCCTGTTATGGGTAAGTAAACAACTTTGGTTTTGTATAATAAAACTAAAGATATGCTTACAGAAACTTAGGATGATAACAAATGTTGCAGTGCATCTCAGGACGGTTTCACAGGGTATAGGCATGTCTCCTGCAATGTCAGTGTTCCAatagctggttttcttttttttttcctttagattaaCAACAAAGCAGCAACTGGCGAAGAAGTGCCACGAACTATAATTGTTACTACCCGTTCTCAGTATGGCTTACCAGAGGATGCTGTTGTATACTGTAACTTTAATCAGCTGTATAAGATTGATCCTTCCACTTTACAGATGTGGGCTAATGTGAGTATCTGTATCTAATACGAAATCTAAGGTCAGACCTATGGAACGTAGCTGGTCTGTTCAAGTTAGCTGAAACTTCATACAAGTTAAAACTGTAACTGTTCTGTGGAAAACATTGACCCTGAGCTGTTTGAATCCTTACAGTGCTTATGTTGCAGGACTTAGTCTTAATAGAATTTAGAATTTTTTAGATGGATTGCAAATCACGTCTGTGCTTCTAGCCAGTGAAAAATTACATCTTGGACAGCTTAAACGTGCTCATACTCCATTGTGAAATTTGGTCTTCCCTAGTCTGTACAATTAAGTCATAACTGGCCTTGGCATTTGGTAGAATGATAGATCTGAGCACTGAGGATCTGTATGAAGATCCGGTTTATAGTGTATTGCTGAGAATTACTTGAGGGGTAATCTTTTTATATTCCATAGAATGGGCCTATAAATAAATGTGATCATAAATTTCAAGGCTTACTCTCTAAGCTCTATGAACTATCAGGGTTCATAGCTCAGAGTTGATGTCTCTTTCAGTGGGATTAGAAATGCAATCCCAGTTATCCCACTTGAAGTGGTGATCTGCTCTTTTCCTGCTCTATGCCTCAGAAGATTAAAGTATTGAATGATTACGCCTTTTGCTTCATTTTGGTATGTGGAAATTTCATgtttggaaaaggaaatgtttctgactgaactttctgtatttgcttctttatttttgttatagATCCTAAAAAGAGTTCCAAACAGCGTGCTGTGGCTGCTACGTTTCCCGGCTGTAGGAGAACCTAATATTCAGCAATACGCACAAAACTTGGGTCTTTCCCAAAACCGAATCATCTTTTCTCCAGTTGCCCCCAAAGAAGAACATGTGAGGAGAGGGCAATTGGCTGACGTTTGTCTAGATACTCCACTTTGCAATGGGCACACAACTGGGATGGATGTCCTTTGGGCTGGGACTCCAATGGTCACTATGCCAGGTAACACAGCGGGGAACCCACCTAGAACAGACGGGTTTgaatattattcattttttaagaaCAAACAGAAAGCCCAGCAAACTTTGCCTCTTGTAGAAGCAAAGTAACTCATACGCTGCAGTATGTTACTTGATAAGCTTACTCTTGatacttaattatttatttttttttcaggcgaGACTCTTGCATCCCGAGTTGCTGCCTCCCAGCTTACTTGCCTGGGTTGTCTCGAGCTCATTGCAAAAAGTAGACAGGAGTATGAGGATATTGCTGTGAAACTGGGAACTGACCTGGAATAGTAAGCAACGTTATATGTGTCATGTAGTAACATCGAGTGTGTCAAGTGCTGTATTTGGGCACAGTGCTGAGACTTATCAGTCGTTTTAATCTCGCAGatatcttaatatttaaaatagctaAGCAGTCCTCAGCTAGAGGTTTCGTGTCTTGCAGTTAACTCAGCTTCTGCTTTTACGGTAAACTTAACAGCGCTCCGAACTGAGTAATAATGCTACCTGTTCTGAAGAAATTGCTCATGTAAAAAGTGCAATGTAGCttaccttttgttctttttaaattgaaGATTAAGCAGTTTGTCACTTACTGCGAGTTAAAATCGCGCTGTAAAAAATTACCGCAGGACAGACAGTGCAGCAAGTTGGTGCGTTCGTGTCGCAGCTCTACTGACTTGAAGTGGGTCATGCTGGTCTGTGTCAGAAACGATGAGGGGATGAAACAGCAACGTGGATTTGGTGGAATTGGAGGTGGTATTCTTGAAACAGTTGTTTGGGCAGTTCTGGGTTAGCTGAAAATAGTCGATTTCAAAAGTAAACAGTATTAAGAAGTGTTTGGAACATCTCCTGACTGCTGTAACTCTTTTTGTAGCCTGAAAAAAATACGTGGCAAAGTCTGGAAGCAGAGAATATCCAGTCCTTTGTTCAACACGAAACAGTACACAATGGACCTGGAGCGGCTTTATCTTCAGATGTGGGATCACTACGCTGCTGGCAACAAACCGGACCACATGATTAAGCCAGTAGAGGCCAG
Protein-coding sequences here:
- the OGT gene encoding UDP-N-acetylglucosamine--peptide N-acetylglucosaminyltransferase 110 kDa subunit isoform X2 translates to MATSVGNVADSTGLAELAHREYQAGDFEAAERHCMQLWRQEPDNTGVLLLLSSIHFQCRRLDRSAHFSTLAIKQNPLLAEAYSNLGNVYKERGQLQEAIEHYRHALRLKPDFIDGYINLAAALVAAGDMEGAVQAYVSALQYNPDLYCVRSDLGNLLKALGRLEEAKACYLKAIETQPNFAVAWSNLGCVFNAQGEIWLAIHHFEKAVTLDPNFLDAYINLGNVLKEARIFDRAVAAYLRALSLSPNHAVVHGNLACVYYEQGLIDLAIDTYRRAIELQPHFPDAYCNLANALKEKGSVVEAEECYNTALRLCPTHADSLNNLANIKREQGNIEEAVRLYRKALEVFPEFAAAHSNLASVLQQQGKLQEALMHYKEAIRISPTFADAYSNMGNTLKEMQDVQGALQCYTRAIQINPAFADAHSNLASIHKDSGNIPEAIASYRTALKLKPDFPDAYCNLAHCLQIVCDWTDYDERMKKLVSIVADQLEKNRLPSVHPHHSMLYPLSHSFRKAIAERHGNLCLDKINVLHKPPYEHPKDLKASEGRLRIGYVSSDFGNHPTSHLMQSIPGMHNPDKFEVFCYALSPDDGTNFRVKVMAEANHFIDLSQIPCNGKAADRIHQDGIHILINMNGYTKGARNELFALRPAPIQAMWLGYPGTSGALFMDYIITDKETSPVEVAEQYSEKLAYMPNTFFIGDHANMFPHLKKKAVIDFKSNGHIYDNRIVLNGIDLKAFLDSLPDVKIVKMKCPDSCDNADGNAALSMPVIPMNTIAEAVIEMINRGQIQITINGFNISNGLATTQINNKAATGEEVPRTIIVTTRSQYGLPEDAVVYCNFNQLYKIDPSTLQMWANILKRVPNSVLWLLRFPAVGEPNIQQYAQNLGLSQNRIIFSPVAPKEEHVRRGQLADVCLDTPLCNGHTTGMDVLWAGTPMVTMPGETLASRVAASQLTCLGCLELIAKSRQEYEDIAVKLGTDLEYLKKIRGKVWKQRISSPLFNTKQYTMDLERLYLQMWDHYAAGNKPDHMIKPVEASESA
- the OGT gene encoding UDP-N-acetylglucosamine--peptide N-acetylglucosaminyltransferase 110 kDa subunit isoform X1; translated protein: MATSVGNVADSTEPTKRMLSFQGLAELAHREYQAGDFEAAERHCMQLWRQEPDNTGVLLLLSSIHFQCRRLDRSAHFSTLAIKQNPLLAEAYSNLGNVYKERGQLQEAIEHYRHALRLKPDFIDGYINLAAALVAAGDMEGAVQAYVSALQYNPDLYCVRSDLGNLLKALGRLEEAKACYLKAIETQPNFAVAWSNLGCVFNAQGEIWLAIHHFEKAVTLDPNFLDAYINLGNVLKEARIFDRAVAAYLRALSLSPNHAVVHGNLACVYYEQGLIDLAIDTYRRAIELQPHFPDAYCNLANALKEKGSVVEAEECYNTALRLCPTHADSLNNLANIKREQGNIEEAVRLYRKALEVFPEFAAAHSNLASVLQQQGKLQEALMHYKEAIRISPTFADAYSNMGNTLKEMQDVQGALQCYTRAIQINPAFADAHSNLASIHKDSGNIPEAIASYRTALKLKPDFPDAYCNLAHCLQIVCDWTDYDERMKKLVSIVADQLEKNRLPSVHPHHSMLYPLSHSFRKAIAERHGNLCLDKINVLHKPPYEHPKDLKASEGRLRIGYVSSDFGNHPTSHLMQSIPGMHNPDKFEVFCYALSPDDGTNFRVKVMAEANHFIDLSQIPCNGKAADRIHQDGIHILINMNGYTKGARNELFALRPAPIQAMWLGYPGTSGALFMDYIITDKETSPVEVAEQYSEKLAYMPNTFFIGDHANMFPHLKKKAVIDFKSNGHIYDNRIVLNGIDLKAFLDSLPDVKIVKMKCPDSCDNADGNAALSMPVIPMNTIAEAVIEMINRGQIQITINGFNISNGLATTQINNKAATGEEVPRTIIVTTRSQYGLPEDAVVYCNFNQLYKIDPSTLQMWANILKRVPNSVLWLLRFPAVGEPNIQQYAQNLGLSQNRIIFSPVAPKEEHVRRGQLADVCLDTPLCNGHTTGMDVLWAGTPMVTMPGETLASRVAASQLTCLGCLELIAKSRQEYEDIAVKLGTDLEYLKKIRGKVWKQRISSPLFNTKQYTMDLERLYLQMWDHYAAGNKPDHMIKPVEASESA